A stretch of Blastocatellia bacterium DNA encodes these proteins:
- a CDS encoding lysophospholipid acyltransferase family protein: MRRRHWLRDLIEYIPALMVVKFLGLLPRRWALRLGEGIGLLVYVGWRRLRRVGERNLELVFPHLHRAERRDLLRRVFRMLGRHLAEFSQFPKLHRENIAEVVQYAGLEHYEQAIRQGRGVLILTAHFGAWELSPFAHALYGHPLNFLVRRLDNPLLDRLIERYRTLSGNHPIDKKDAARQVLAALRRGEAVGVLMDLNTQPQEGVFCKFLGITCCTSPILTRFALRTGAPIIPGFLIWDERTRRHTLRFDPPVDLVRTGDHAQDLVVNTERLNEVIESFVRQYPDHWVWVHKRWATRPPGEPDLYG; this comes from the coding sequence ATGCGCAGGCGGCACTGGCTTCGTGACCTCATTGAGTACATCCCCGCACTGATGGTGGTGAAATTTTTAGGCCTTTTGCCGCGGCGGTGGGCCCTGCGGCTGGGAGAAGGCATTGGCTTGCTCGTCTATGTCGGCTGGCGACGTCTGCGGCGTGTGGGAGAAAGAAATCTCGAACTCGTCTTCCCCCATCTCCATCGTGCTGAGCGCCGGGACTTACTCCGGCGCGTCTTTCGAATGCTTGGCCGGCATCTTGCCGAGTTCAGTCAGTTCCCCAAGTTGCACCGCGAGAATATCGCCGAGGTCGTTCAGTACGCGGGACTGGAGCATTATGAGCAGGCGATCCGTCAGGGGCGTGGCGTGTTAATCCTTACGGCGCATTTCGGGGCATGGGAACTGAGTCCGTTCGCTCATGCCCTCTACGGCCATCCGTTAAATTTCCTCGTGCGACGACTGGACAATCCTCTGCTGGACCGATTGATCGAGCGCTACCGCACGCTCAGCGGCAATCACCCAATTGATAAGAAGGATGCCGCGCGGCAAGTTCTGGCAGCTCTGCGTCGCGGTGAAGCTGTAGGCGTCCTCATGGATTTAAACACTCAGCCTCAGGAGGGCGTCTTTTGTAAGTTCCTCGGCATCACCTGCTGCACCTCCCCGATACTCACTCGTTTCGCCCTGAGGACCGGCGCTCCGATCATTCCGGGATTTCTCATCTGGGACGAGCGGACGCGACGGCATACTCTTCGCTTTGATCCGCCGGTTGATCTCGTGCGCACCGGTGACCACGCACAGGATCTCGTAGTGAACACCGAACGGCTCAACGAGGTGATCGAATCCTTCGTGCGTCAGTATCCCGATCACTGGGTTTGGGTCCACAAACGGTGGGCGACGCGCCCACCGGGCGAACCCGACCTCTACGGCTGA